A genomic segment from Vagococcus zengguangii encodes:
- a CDS encoding YibE/F family protein, producing MSAVSLMAMILSVVVLMVGGKKGLFTLLNLAFNLMSIILVIWALSKGFSLGLVVAIFTIVTFFNNFWLFNQEIDAYYTKVSMTASAGVILIMTCLLPVFLRASASYGFAPEELEELGAFSLDVLVNYRDIFAVLVIVAMVGAVIDGAISVASAMSEIESEHPDMTVAQLRQSGLRIGRDIVSTTMTTLLLAFFGNYLGVVLFILDFNYGWQYLMNAQLVVSQLVVMFLAAIGTLVTLPLTAYLYIKMKQSPKSKVGGIE from the coding sequence GTTGTTAAATTTAGCTTTTAATCTTATGAGTATTATCCTTGTGATTTGGGCATTGTCCAAAGGTTTCTCACTGGGACTTGTGGTGGCTATTTTTACAATCGTAACTTTTTTTAATAATTTTTGGTTATTTAATCAAGAAATTGATGCGTATTATACGAAAGTTAGTATGACGGCTTCTGCGGGAGTGATTTTGATAATGACGTGCCTATTGCCAGTGTTTTTACGCGCATCGGCTAGTTATGGCTTTGCGCCGGAAGAATTGGAAGAGTTAGGTGCCTTCTCACTAGACGTGCTTGTTAATTATCGTGATATTTTTGCTGTGTTGGTTATCGTGGCAATGGTTGGGGCAGTGATTGATGGTGCGATTTCAGTCGCTAGTGCAATGAGTGAAATTGAATCGGAGCATCCAGACATGACAGTTGCACAATTAAGGCAGTCAGGTTTACGTATCGGTCGTGATATTGTTTCAACCACGATGACCACACTGTTGTTAGCTTTTTTTGGTAATTATTTAGGCGTGGTGTTATTTATTCTTGATTTTAACTATGGTTGGCAGTATTTAATGAATGCACAGTTAGTGGTTAGTCAACTGGTCGTGATGTTTCTAGCAGCGATTGGGACGCTGGTCACGTTACCTCTGACGGCTTATTTGTATATAAAGATGAAACAATCGCCTAAATCAAAAGTGGGAGGAATCGAATAA
- a CDS encoding dUTP diphosphatase: MEKIRGFEVVSQFEGQVNLPVRATKGAAGYDFEAATDIIIPSIWKQGVATALKAMLNKEKFIADDATQKEIKPTLIPTGIKAYMGADEYLQLTNRSSNPLKNYLWLANGVGVIDSDYYGNPDNEGHIMFQFLNFGLMDKKIAKGDRIGQGIFLPFLKADQDVTLGDRTGGFGSSGQR; this comes from the coding sequence ATGGAGAAAATTAGAGGATTTGAAGTAGTAAGTCAATTTGAAGGACAAGTAAACTTACCTGTTCGCGCGACTAAAGGTGCAGCCGGTTATGATTTTGAAGCCGCAACCGATATCATTATTCCAAGCATTTGGAAACAAGGCGTGGCAACAGCCTTAAAAGCGATGTTAAACAAAGAGAAATTTATCGCGGATGACGCAACCCAAAAAGAAATTAAACCAACCTTGATTCCAACCGGGATTAAAGCCTACATGGGAGCTGACGAGTATTTACAATTAACCAATCGTTCAAGCAATCCACTTAAGAACTATTTATGGCTTGCTAATGGAGTCGGCGTGATTGACAGCGACTATTATGGCAATCCAGATAACGAAGGGCATATCATGTTTCAATTCTTAAACTTCGGTTTGATGGACAAAAAAATCGCAAAAGGCGATCGTATTGGACAAGGAATTTTCTTGCCATTCTTAAAAGCTGATCAAGACGTCACATTGGGTGATCGTACAGGTGGTTTTGGTTCATCAGGTCAACGTTAG
- a CDS encoding PhzF family phenazine biosynthesis protein, whose product MELTYRHWEVFSQIPHQGNPAAVVEQVENLSTEDMQIIANKIGYSETIFLLPSACADFRLRFFSPGSEMPLCGHGTIAAVSEWYAQQAHQPQSLTIETLAGALTIGLEEVNGQLWVEMTQALPQFQPFDGEVERLASSLGLTVDDVDPRYPLVYGSTGSWTLIVPVKDLAVMKKMRPNNQQFPEILTSYPQASVHPICLDTYHEECLMHGRHFSGAGTGTIEDPVTGTASGVMGAYYRTYIAPQGDLPLTMMIEQGQEMGKDGRLGVTVERVEAQLRVKIKGQALLVSKELLKL is encoded by the coding sequence ATGGAGTTAACATATCGTCATTGGGAAGTTTTTAGCCAAATACCTCATCAAGGAAATCCAGCTGCCGTCGTGGAGCAGGTCGAAAACTTAAGCACGGAAGACATGCAAATTATCGCAAATAAAATTGGTTATAGTGAGACGATTTTCTTATTGCCTTCAGCGTGTGCTGATTTTCGTTTGCGCTTTTTTAGTCCAGGCAGTGAAATGCCCCTTTGTGGACATGGCACAATTGCGGCGGTGTCTGAATGGTACGCGCAACAGGCACATCAACCGCAAAGCTTAACGATTGAAACGTTAGCAGGCGCTTTAACGATTGGTTTAGAAGAAGTTAATGGTCAGTTATGGGTTGAAATGACCCAAGCACTCCCTCAGTTTCAACCTTTTGATGGCGAGGTTGAACGTTTGGCTAGTAGTTTAGGGTTAACGGTTGATGATGTTGATCCGCGCTATCCATTAGTTTACGGCAGTACGGGTTCATGGACATTAATTGTCCCAGTTAAAGATTTAGCAGTGATGAAAAAAATGCGTCCCAATAATCAACAATTTCCAGAAATTTTAACGTCATATCCGCAAGCCTCGGTTCATCCCATTTGTTTAGACACGTATCACGAGGAGTGTTTAATGCATGGACGTCATTTTTCGGGTGCGGGCACAGGGACGATTGAAGACCCGGTGACTGGAACCGCTAGTGGTGTCATGGGCGCTTATTATCGGACCTATATCGCACCACAAGGGGATTTGCCGTTGACGATGATGATCGAACAAGGGCAAGAAATGGGAAAAGATGGACGTTTAGGTGTAACAGTTGAACGAGTTGAAGCACAATTACGTGTTAAAATAAAAGGTCAAGCGCTATTAGTTTCCAAAGAATTATTAAAACTTTAA